A single window of Gossypium hirsutum isolate 1008001.06 chromosome A10, Gossypium_hirsutum_v2.1, whole genome shotgun sequence DNA harbors:
- the LOC107896791 gene encoding ribonuclease MC encodes MWSISKYLLLAAVVVCLSVCFRLYSQLASLNITTLIHHQFKASAPPPTISFYKLSLQWPPAACHGMYTCKPPIPSDFTIHGIWPQDSNDEPIPPYNKNNPCTLKTPTPPTDLPIKLRPIEVYLTSIWPNLVDGLNLTANYQFWEYEWKKHGTCSDYPDDPLTYFKSALKLRLGIKTIVRFGRQTSWTVKQVADEVFHVLKAYPQIACNLNPSRTQKQLWEIRLCYDRPNPGQPPHTLINCTNILRVSKGKIIGPCKSLSDTIFFP; translated from the exons ATGTGGTCGATATCGAAATATTTATTATTGGCTGCCGTCGTGGTTTGTCTCTCAGTTTGCTTCCGATTATATTCACAACTCGCTAGCTTGAACATAACTACACTCATCCACCACCAATTCAAGGCGTCAGCTCCGCCACCCACGATAAGTTTCTACAAACTTAGTCTCCAATGGCCACCTGCTGCATGTCATGGAATGTATACTTGCAAACCTCCTATTCCTTCCGACTTCACAATTCACGGTATATGGCCACAAGATAGTAATGACGAACCAATACCTCCTTACAATAAAAATAATCCTTGTACCCTAAAGACACCCACTCCTCCCACAGATCTCCCG attaaattgcgTCCAATTGAAGtatatttaacatcaatatgGCCAAACTTAGTTGATGGTCTTAACTTGACTGCAAACTACCAATTTTGGGAATATGAATGGAAAAAGCATGGAACTTGTTCTGATTACCCTGACGATCCTCTTACATACTTCAAGTCTGCCTTAAAACTCAGGCTTGGCATAAAAACAA TTGTGAGATTTGGACGTCAGACAAGTTGGACGGTGAAGCAAGTTGCAGATGAagtttttcatgttttaaaagCCTATCCTCAAATTGCTTGCAATCTAAATCCAAGTCGCACTCAAAAACAATTGTGGGAGATTCGTTTATGCTATGATAGGCCAAATCCCGGACAACCCCCTCACACGCTCATAAATTGTACTAATATATTGCGAGTAAGTAAGGGTAAAATAATAGGGCCCTGTAAAAGCTTGAGCGATACAATATTTTTCCCCTAG